In one Podarcis muralis chromosome 7, rPodMur119.hap1.1, whole genome shotgun sequence genomic region, the following are encoded:
- the NOC2L gene encoding nucleolar complex protein 2 homolog isoform X3, whose protein sequence is MDWKEARSEQAVMQKYNSQLSQGRKLAELSVDEFLTSGFDSDVDDELQEEALNSREDRVHKKLSQNGKTPVKKKGGLKSKAVEKKVKTGKASQHKDQLSRLKERDPEFYKFLEENDRTLLNFDASDSSDEEDGLHVLPEKLEIRKHGTSAAHQADEYAKSSPMAQTLKTMDSDLRMKVEKLFNIAYFVAKENLSFELFPMICALLRKIGMRLGEAHTDDEAAKQIVHYIAESLRLDLRDKLSKAEFFGILVDSSTDRLAVAADIIYFYYIFEGGLKCSYGAIRECTSENATGGTSTIESVLRDYVPDWKSKLTAISFDGAGANMGTVSGVAKQFQDNCPGLVAVHCVAHRLELAIGDAFKCVKFARVAEDVVCGIYTFYYNRPERAKVLKDIDEVLSEKALRHIGIRRTSWLQSKNRVVKALANNLPLVVADLEQIVSGSGAESELKEYLERLKSERFVRFLFLMHDISNTLVRLSEAFQRKCVSVNDVGISLASARERLRRMVKGSGPQLQKFESTVQLEDGVLVYRGVKIVCSASEMECFEEDRRVLLSSIVEGIGKRLDGIRNDKVLRNVEIFDPCNVPEPVGERDSSASNHGEKELSELMQALPINVKVDKEAIMEEYQDFKVWARNKRVITCEEAWQRLQAESTASDSYINICKVLNFLQVLPLSTAECERGFNQLNLIKTDIWNSPLVTVVDDLLMIQMNGPNLEVFNPENAINLWWKNVAVEHTGRPDF, encoded by the exons ATGGATTGGAAGGAGGCAAGGTCAGAACAGGCAGTCATGCAGAAATACAACAGTCAGCTTTCTCAAGGCAG AAAACTCGCTGAGCTGAGTGTGGATGAGTTCCTGACTTCCGGATTTGATTCTGACGTGGACGACGAGTTGCAGGAGGAAGCCTTGAATTCCAGAGAGGATAGGGTTCATAAAAAGCTCAGCCAGAATGGGAAGACCCCCGTCAAGAAGAAAGGAGGGCTAAAATCAAAAGCTGTGGAAAA GAAAGTGAAGACAGGGAAGGCTTCCCAACACAAAGACCAGCTCTCCCGGTTGAAGGAACGGGATCCAGAATTTTACAAATTCTTGGAAGAAAACGACCGCACGCTGCTGAATTTCGATGCCTCCGATAGCTCTGATGAAGAGGATGGGCTTCACGTGTTGCCTGAAAAACTAGAG ATAAGAAAACATGGTACATCTGCTGCTCACCAAGCAGATGAATATGCCAAGTCAAGCCCAATGGcacagacattaaaaacaatgGACAGTGATTTGCGCATGAAGGTGGAGAAGCTGTTCAACATTGCATACTTCGTTGCAAAGGAGAACCTTTCATTTGAGCTCTTCCCAATGATATGTGCGCTCCTGAGGAAGATTGGTATGAGACTAGGCGAGGCACACACGGATGACGAGGCGGCGAAACAGATCGTGCATTACATTGCCGAAAGCCTGCGTCTGGACCTCAGGGACAAATTGAGTAAAGCAGAGTTCTTTGGGATTTTGGTTGACAGCTCAACGGATAGGTTGGCTGTTGCAGCTGACATAATttacttttattatatatttgaaGGTGGACTGAAGTGCAGTTATGGAGCCATTAGGGAATGTACTAGTGAGAATGCAACAGGTGGGACATCTACAATCGAGTCAGTTCTCCGTGACTATGTACCCGACTGGAAAAGCAAGCTAACGGCGATAAGTTTCGATGGGGCCGGTGCTAATATGGGGACTGTGTCTGGCGTAGCAAAACAGTTCCAAGACAACTGTCCAGGTTTAGTGGCAGTTCACTGTGTAGCTCACCGACTGGAGCTTGCGATAGGCGATGCCTTCAAGTGTGTAAAATTTGCTAGGGTCGCCGAAGATGTTGTGTGTGGTATATACACATTTTACTACAATCGTCCTGAAAGAGCGAAGGTGCTGAAAGATATCGATGAAGTACTGAGCGAAAAAGCCCTTCGCCACATAGGTATTCGCAGAACCAGCTGGTTGCAGTCAAAGAACCGTGTTGTGAAAGCATTAGCAAACAATCTCCCACTAGTGGTGGCAGATTTGGAGCAGATTGTGAGTGGTTCTGGTGCAGAGTCAGAACTGAAGGAGTACTTGGAGCGTTTGAAGTCGGAACGGTTTGTAAGGTTTTTGTTTCTCATGCACGATATTTCGAACACACTCGTGAGACTATCTGAGGCGTTTCAGAGAAAGTGTGTGTCGGTTAATGATGTTGGAATCAGTTTGGCTTCAGCAAGAGAAAGGCTGCGGAGGATGGTGAAAGGAAGTGGCCCTCAGCTGCAAAAATTCGAAAGTACTGTGCAATTGGAAGACGGTGTGTTAGTGTACAGAGGTGTGAAAATTGTTTGTAGTGCAAGTGAAATGGAGTGCTTTGAGGAAGATCGACGTGTCTTGCTGAGTTCAATTGTGGAAGGAATAGGCAAACGATTGGACGGTATCAGAAATGATAAAGTTCTACGAAATGTGGAAATATTTGACCCATGCAACGTACCCGAGCCAGTCGGTGAAAGGGACTCGTCTGCAAGTAACCATGGAGAAAAAGAATTGAGTGAACTGATGCAAGCATTGCCTATCAATGTAAAAGTTGACAAGGAAGCCATCATGGAGGAATATCAGGATTTTAAAGTGTGGGCTCGGAATAAGAGAGTCATCACATGTGAAGAAGCTTGGCAGCGTCTTCAAGCAGAGTCAACAGCTTCTGATTCATATATTAATATATGTAAAGTTTTGAACTTTTTACAGGTTCTCCCACTCAGTACTGCAGAATGCGAGAGGGGCTTTAACCAGTTAAATCTGATTAAAACAGACATTTGGAATAGTCCGCTTGTGACTGTCGTTGACGACTTACTAATGATCCAGATGAATGGCCCCAACCTGGAGGTTTTCAATCCTGAAAATGCAATTAATTTGTGGTGGAAGAATGTTGCTGTAGAGCATACTGGAagaccagacttttaa